The genomic stretch AGTATAGAGTGACTGAAAGAGACTCAATTAAAACAAGGAGTTGTATAGATGCAGATCAGTGTAGATGTACATAACTACATGGAAACTTTAGTGGGTCAAGTACTCGCTCGAGAAGAATATACACAAGAGTTCACATCCGAACAATTGGCCGATTTGGCGTGTCTGGCGCTCGTGCAACTGAAACCTGTCTATATCAGGCATGATATTGATTTTTTGTCGGCATTACCGGAAGCTCGATTGGTACAATTTAAAAGAAATAGCGAAATTGCGGTAAAAAATGCAGAAAGTATGATCATTGACGACCGAAGACAAAATCGCAGTTTCGATGATGTACCCGTGGTATTTTCGCACGTTAATTATGACGATGACGCTACGTTAGAATGGTTTGAGAAACCAATTTTGCCAACACATAAGACACATAAATAAGAGGTTAAATGGGATTTTTTTCGCGTCTGTTTGGTTTAGAGACGAAGCCGATTAAGCAGCAACAAGTTGAGCCTGTTGAATACAAGGGGTATTTGATATACCCAGAGAGCAAAGCTGAAGGAGGACAATTTCGA from Vibrio navarrensis encodes the following:
- a CDS encoding late competence development ComFB family protein is translated as MQISVDVHNYMETLVGQVLAREEYTQEFTSEQLADLACLALVQLKPVYIRHDIDFLSALPEARLVQFKRNSEIAVKNAESMIIDDRRQNRSFDDVPVVFSHVNYDDDATLEWFEKPILPTHKTHK